A single Drechmeria coniospora strain ARSEF 6962 chromosome 03, whole genome shotgun sequence DNA region contains:
- a CDS encoding bZIP transcription factor — protein sequence MARSPALAPPAAAIVPTPHHQREVNNHPPPPQISSRLASSPKHAPSLAGTPSATSHASASAPTPRAPLPDKQPRPKAAGAKTLVASTSLPRLSAPPVEKMTMAAVVGPTAAPPEGPKMSMTSKEWVIPPRPKPGRKPATDTPPTKRKAQNRAAQRAFRERRAARVGELEEHLEQQRDLRDKTEAELKDKIHGLELDLQSFRSRCMLLENMLERERQDRLLAETQAETPRRRRGDGDVLFRAQSVSEPLRHAYSRPRSPTQAMATHGTSDHRHAPPSSSRNFSISHIITPPDVLDMGDGEAALTCGNCSPAGPCPCADEALASVSNACGRCSFGSPCQCLGDIEAVTGEAQEPILKRPSSPSSNPTPPGAAKRQRCNPGAVAAVEVDFTAIFARKSAPASSVPPSPYQLPPSDSQVPSASTDAMPFKDSCGFCKDGTYCVCAEEAAAMTTPAMTTPAMTPTADALPPMSHQTQTPPPSEPDTFVSTPLSMEMTADGAVKLPRRRRPKAAHKKPTTADSRGCGADGPGTCAQCQADPKAGLFCRLMSAKFDRENGGPGGGCCGGKGPGGGCCKSGGPEKEKVTLPSLPSLGLSCAEAYQTLSSHRNFDRAADEIGTWLPKLKATTPNSPRDDAHRGRHAVEVEAASIMSVLKEFDVRFGREC from the coding sequence ATGGCTCGCTCACCAGCGTTGGctccaccggcggcggccatcgtCCCGACCCCTCACCACCAACGCGAGGTGAACaaccatcctcctcctccgcaaATCTCATCTCGGTTGGCATCATCGCCCAAGCACGCGCCATCGTTGGCAGGTACCCCCTCCGCCACCTCGCACGcttccgcctcggcgccgacgccccgCGCTCCCCTTCCCGACAAGCAGCCGAGGCCAAAGGCGGCTGGTGCGAAAACTCTGGTTGCCTCGACTTCCCTGCCTCGCCTCtccgcgccgccggtggagaagatgacgatggccgccgtcgtcggcccgaCGGCCGCTCCTCCAGAGGGGCCGAAGATGTCGATGACGTCCAAGGAATGGGTCATCCCCCCCCGCCCGAAGCCTGGCCgcaagccggcgacggacacgccgccgacgaagcgaAAGGCCCAAAACCGTGCCGCCCAACGTGCCTTTCGCGAGCGGCGGGCGGCAAgggtcggcgagctcgaggagcacctcgagcagcagcgtGATCTTCGCGACAAGACGGAAGCCGAGCTCAAGGACAAGATTCAcgggctcgagctcgacctgcAGTCCTTTCGCTCCCGCTGCATGCTCCTGGAGAACATGCTCGAGCGGGAGCGTCAGGACcggctcctcgccgagacgCAGGCCGAGACGccgaggcgtcgtcggggggACGGGGATGTTTTGTTTCGGGCCCAGAGCGTAAGCGAGCCCCTTCGTCACGCGTACAGCCGCCCGCGGAGCCCGACgcaggcgatggcgacgcaCGGCACGTCGGACCATCGGCACGCCCCtccgagcagcagcagaaacTTTTCCATCTCGCACATCATCACGCCCCCGGACGTGCTGGacatgggcgacggcgaggcggccctcACCTGCGGCAACTGCTCGCCCGCGGGGCCCTGTCcctgcgccgacgaggcgctcgCCTCGGTTTCCAACGCCTGCGGCCGATGCTCGTTCGGCTCTCCCTGCCAGTGCCTCGGTGACATTGAGGCGGTGACGGGCGAGGCGCAGGAACCAATCTtgaagcggccgtcgtcgccgtcgtcgaaccCAACCCCgcccggcgccgccaagcGCCAGCGATGCAACCCcggcgccgtggcggccgtcgaggtcgacttTACCGCCATCTTCGCCCGAaagtcggcgccggcaagctCCGTTCCTCCGTCGCCCTACCAGCTGCCGCCCTCGGACAGCCAggtgccctcggcctcgacggacgCGATGCCTTTCAAGGACAGCTGCGGCTTCTGCAAGGACGGCACCTACTGCGTGtgcgccgaggaggcggcggccatgacgacgcccGCCATGACGACGCCCGCCATGACCCCCACGGCCGACGCCCTGCCGCCCATGTCCCACCAGACGCAgacaccgccgccgtcggagccggACACGTTCGTCTCGACGCCGCTGTCGATGgagatgacggccgacggtgccgtcaaGCTGCCGCGTCGAAGGCGGCCAAAGGCGGCTCACAAGAAGCCCACCACGGCCGACTCGCGCGgctgcggcgccgacggtccCGGCACCTGCGCCCAGTGCCAGGCCGACCCCAAGGCCGGTCTCTTCTGCCGCCTCATGTCGGCCAAGTTTGACCGCGAGAACGGCGGCCCCGGgggcggctgctgcggcggcaagggTCCCGGCGGAGGCTGCTGCAAGTCGGGCGGGCCCGAGAAGGAAAAGGTGACGCTCCCGAGCCTGCCCAGCCTCGGCCTGAGCTGCGCCGAGGCGTACCAGACGCTGTCGAGCCACAGGAACTTTGaccgggccgccgacgagatcgGCACCTGGCTTCCCAAACtcaaggcgacgacgcccaacAGCCcgcgcgacgacgcccacCGGGGCcggcacgccgtcgaggtggaggcggcgagcatCATGAGCGTGCTCAAGGAGTTTGACGTCCGCTTCGGCAGAGAGTGCTAG